The window ACCGTACGGTGGCGCGGTCCAGGAACGGCAGGTCGGCGGAGAGCACGAGCACCCGCGCCGCGGTCGTCGCCCGCAGTCCGGCGTCCAGCGCGGCGACCGGTCCCCCGCCCGGCGGGTCCTCGCGGGTCCAGCGCACGGGGCGCGAGGTGACCCGGGGCCCGCCGACGACGACGGTGGCGTCCGCGTCGACACAGGCGTCGAGGACCCGGTCGAGCAGGGCTCGGCCGCCGACGTGCAGGGCGGGCTTGTCGGCCCCGCCGAGTCGCCGGGCGGCGCCGCCTGCGAGGACGATGGCGTCGTAACTCATGCCTCCGAGTATGCGGGGGCGGTGTTGCGCGCGGGTTCCGCCACTTACCGGCCGCTTATCGCGCCGCTGTGAGGAACCGCCCCCGTACGGCCGCCGTGAGACGCCCGCCCCGGACATGCGTCACCCCGGCGGAGCCGGGGCTCCACCGGGGTGTGGGTGTCCGGAGACGATCCGGGGTGTCCGGGATCGGGCCGCCGATCGGGCCGCCGATCGAGCCGAAGGGCCGATCGGGCTACAGGTAGGGGCCGGAGCGGACCGCGCCGTGCGGACCCTCGTCGTCGTCCTCGTGCGAGGCGCCCGGAGGCAGGGCCCGCCGCATCTGCTCCAACTGTGCCCGCGCCGCCATCTGTTGCGCGAACAGGGCCGTCTGGATCCCGTGGAAGAGACCCTCCAGCCAGCCCACCAACTGCGCCTGCGCGATCCGCAGTTCCGCCTCGGAAGGGATCGCCTCCTCGGTGAACGGCAGGGACAGGCGCTCGAGTTCCTCGACCAGCTCGGGAGCCAGGCCGTCTTCGAGTTCCTTCACCGACGCGGCGTGGATGTCCTTGAGCCGGACACGGCTCGCCTCGTCGAGAGGTGCGGCACGCACCTCTTCCAGGAGTTGCTTGATCATGCTGCCGATCCGCATGACCTTGGCGGGTTGTTCGACCATCTCCGTCACCGGGACCTCGCGCGACTCGTCATCGGCGCCGCCGACCGCCATCCCGTCCTGTCCCACGATCAGGACGTGCGGGGGGCTGTCCTGCGACCGTTCACTCCTCGGCATCTCCATGCCGTCATTCTCTCGCACACCTTCGTTCTCACACGGTGTGCCCCCGTACAGGCGTGATCCACCCTGTACGGGGGCACACGATGACCCCGTCGTCACTCGTACGTCACCCAGCGGTCACCCTGGTCTCCCGTGTCACGGGCGCCCCGGGAGATCCGGTGTCAGCCCGCCGCCCGGCGGGCCAGGGCTCCGCTCGACTTGGTGACGATCGCGGCCAGCAGGGCCGCGCCCAACGGGACCACCACCAGCAGTCCGGCCAGCGTCTCCCACGGCACCGCGATGGGGATGTACTGGCCATCGGTGATGCCGGATTCCTCCAGGAGCCGCTTCGCGGTCTCCCGCTCGGTGAGCCGCAGCCCGACCGCCGGCAACAGTCCGGCGACGGAGCCCAGGACCACGCCCATCAGGGCCACCACCCCGCACTGGAAGCCGCTCAGCGTCCGCCGCACCCGCGGCGGGGCGCCGACGGCGGCCAGCGTCTTCAGGTCGGCCTCGGCGTCGGCCTGGGCGAGGCCCGTGGCGATGCCCGCCGCGCCGATGGTGACGAGACCGGCGAAGATGGTGAGGGCGAGCATGGGCAGGGTGCCCCGGCCCTGGTACCCCTCCTCGACCACGACCGTGGCCTCCAGGCCGATCTGGTCGATGCGGCTGTCCAGCTTCTGGCGCTGCGCGCTGCCGAGCGTCCCGTCGAGGGTGAAGTACGAGCCGGCCGGCGCGGTGGTGAGGCCGGCAGCCTTCACGGCGCTCGCGGGGAAGACCACGCCGAGTCCGTAGCCCGCGTCGGGATCGGTCGCCTGGTGGACCGCCATGACCTTCTTGACGCCCTTCGGCTCCTCGTCGGAATCCATGCCCTTGGGCTCCTCGGTCACGATGACGAGGGTGAGCCTGCCGTCCTTGATGAAGCGCTTGTCGAAGGAGACGGGCTTTCCGGCCTTCAGCGCGGCCGCGGCGCCGGGGTCGCTCACCCCGAGGACCTGCATCAACTTGTCGTCGGCTACGACCGACTGGAAGGGCTGCTGGTAGCGGTTCTGCTTGCACCGCCAGTCCTGGTACAACTCACGCCGCTGAGCGGGGGTGAAGGACTCGAAGGAGTCCCTCGACGCGTAGAGCGGGCAGCGGTTCTCCTTGGGCGTGAGGATCTCCGCCCGTCCGCAGCCCGGATCCACCGAGTAGGAATCGCACGTCGGCTTGCCCACGACGATCCGGTCCACGTCCGCCCGGATCGCCAGCGGGAACTCCTTCGCGAGCGCGTCGCGGACGGCGGGCACGTCCCGGTACCGGTCGTTCTCGTTGCTCGCCAGCAGGCCGGCGCCTGCCGGCATGTTCGCGACGTACTCGTGGCGGGCCTGCACGTCGGTGCTGTACTCGTACGTGGCCACCGCCACGGTGCCGGCGACGGCGGCCAGGACCGCCGCGACGGCGGGGGCCGTACGCCCCCGGTTGCGCACGGCGTCGCGCAGGGCGAGCCGCGGCGACAGCGGCAGCCACCGCCCGAGGCGCCCGAACAGGCCGACC of the Streptomyces sp. NBC_01426 genome contains:
- a CDS encoding bacterial proteasome activator family protein; the protein is MEMPRSERSQDSPPHVLIVGQDGMAVGGADDESREVPVTEMVEQPAKVMRIGSMIKQLLEEVRAAPLDEASRVRLKDIHAASVKELEDGLAPELVEELERLSLPFTEEAIPSEAELRIAQAQLVGWLEGLFHGIQTALFAQQMAARAQLEQMRRALPPGASHEDDDEGPHGAVRSGPYL